Within the Musa acuminata AAA Group cultivar baxijiao chromosome BXJ2-9, Cavendish_Baxijiao_AAA, whole genome shotgun sequence genome, the region TCCTCGACCCCAAAGATTCAACCCTACATTAGTATTATGGTATATATGACATCCACAAGTTTTCTTCTTGCTTATTAACCACAATCATGGCATCGATTAAAGATGAAATATTATTGCATGACTCTGTGGTTGCCGGGCACCAAACCGCTTCTACCATAATTCCACGAGTGACTCAACCTTgcagtccaataataataatccccGAGTCGGGTCGAATTAAAAACAAACAATTATAACATACACAACCACTAATTGGCAAAAACGTTGGACAAACATATAGTTCTTTCGGAATTGAACCTATCAAGCCGTTTTATTAATTTCAATATACGGGACAACGATGATAAAACCGCATTGTTCAGATCAACACTTTGTAAGATACCAAAGCGCTGAGTAGAAAACGTCCACAGCCTACTGCAGGGATGacataaagcaagaaaaatccacACAATATATAGATGTCGGTTCTTAGTTGAAATTGTGTGTCATGATACTTCCAATCACAAACCAATAAGAAAATAAAAGGCCTGAAAACAGTTTCTTGGGGTTTTCCTTTGACAGAAAGAAAACTACTACCTTACGACGCAGTTGAAAACTAGGATGACTTGAAAAAGATCGAGGATGAAGAAGCATGTCTTCCGAACCATCGTGATTCACTCAGGCAGATTTTGCACACACCAGATCCTCGATCAGATCCGCGGCATCCTGCACCGTCACAATGCTCTGGGCGCTGTCTTCTTCGACGGTGATCCCAAATGCCTCCTCCAGACCCATCACAACCTCAACCTGCACCACAAGTTTGATTTGATTATCTTGTATTGTAGACCCAATCATAATAGGGCATGTAACATTTTCTACATGTCTGAGCTACTGCTACTGATATATTTGGATAAATTATGAGGGCGTCACATTTTGCGTCTCCGCTTGATGGTGGTAACACAGAAAATTACCATGCCTAAAAACCAAACACATCAACCCAATCTTTCGACCAGAATTTATGAAAAGATCACATTCAACATTTTTTTGTTACTAGCATCAGCTACAATTTTAACTTGGCCAGTTAACTAGCTTGTCAGAAAATAGAAGCAGAGACAAATGTCCCAGAAGAAAAGCTATCATAAAGGGGGATATACTAAAAATTATTCTCCAAACCATGGCATTTTCACTCCTAGAGCAAGCTACAGAAGAATGGAACTCATTTGGGGTGATTTAGTCGATTAGTTCACACATCATCACTCTTTGATTAGGCTCTAATGTAAATTCTACACCAAACCATAAAAGTTTTGCTATCTTTTGAGTACTCGAAGCAGAAACAAACTTAGATATTTCTTTCTCGACAACATTTCCGGTAAGATCAGAGATGTGGATGGTACCGTGTCAAGAGAATCAGCCCCAAGATCAGCAAACTTTGAGTGTCCAGCGACAGTGGCGTTTTCAGGGAGTGCCAACTGCTTCTTCACTATATTACAAACCTTCGCCAGTGTCTCTGGTTTGGCCTGTTTTACCAAATATATGATGATGAAAATATAACTATTAACTATTAATTTAATAAGCATAACTCATGTCAAAATGAAGTGCTCAAAAGCATGCAAGAAAAAATTAGTCTAAATGAGATTGAAACATCATTATACAATCAACAGAAATCCTATTCTCCCTCCAGTTAACCAAGATGACCACGTTATCCAGGTATCCTCAGTATCTAAAGGATATCCCTTTTTAGTAACTACATAAAACTGACCATTCTGAAACATGGCAAGCATTCAGGAAGTATCCCAAGGATAGACTTT harbors:
- the LOC103999482 gene encoding acyl carrier protein 1, chloroplastic, with the translated sequence MASVTGTAISISARPSRRSLQVFNGLSVVKSVSFAGQRKSIPSIRSHPATSRFRVSCAAKPETLAKVCNIVKKQLALPENATVAGHSKFADLGADSLDTVEVVMGLEEAFGITVEEDSAQSIVTVQDAADLIEDLVCAKSA